Proteins encoded in a region of the Mycolicibacterium duvalii genome:
- a CDS encoding ATP-binding protein, translating to MAEDASHGEGLRYGAQSVELRVAATLENLAVLRTLVAAMGTFEDLDFDAVADLRLAVDEACTRLIRSAVPDSTLLLVVDPQPDALLVHASTTCDNPDILAPGSFSWHVLSSLTDDVTTFSNGQSPAGQVFGISMTTRRASSLQ from the coding sequence ATGGCCGAAGACGCGAGCCACGGTGAAGGACTGCGCTACGGGGCGCAGTCGGTCGAACTCCGTGTCGCCGCCACGCTCGAGAATCTGGCGGTGTTGCGCACGCTGGTCGCCGCGATGGGCACCTTCGAGGACCTCGACTTCGACGCCGTCGCCGACCTGCGGCTGGCCGTCGACGAGGCCTGTACTCGGCTGATCCGGTCCGCGGTGCCCGACTCGACGCTGCTGTTGGTCGTCGATCCGCAGCCCGACGCGCTGCTGGTGCACGCCTCTACTACGTGCGACAACCCCGACATCCTCGCCCCGGGCAGCTTCAGCTGGCACGTGCTGAGCTCGCTGACCGACGACGTCACCACCTTCTCCAATGGGCAATCGCCGGCGGGCCAGGTGTTCGGGATATCCATGACGACGAGGCGAGCGAGTTCGTTGCAGTGA
- a CDS encoding nucleotidyltransferase family protein has translation MMKNVGREGFSAAGVLLAAGAGTRYGMPKVQAEGGAWLRAGVAALSGGGCDDVVVVLGAVMVDVPAPARAVIAPDWAGGLSNSVRAGLAAAPGWAEFAVLTTVDTPDVDAAVVRRALQAARSSEAGLARAVYGGRPGHPVVLARRHWPALLDTLHGDTGAGAFLRSRADVVAVDCADLASGEDVDEP, from the coding sequence ATGATGAAAAACGTTGGCCGGGAGGGATTCTCGGCTGCCGGGGTGCTGCTGGCCGCCGGTGCCGGGACCCGGTACGGCATGCCGAAGGTGCAGGCCGAGGGCGGTGCCTGGTTGCGCGCCGGGGTCGCGGCGCTCTCGGGCGGTGGATGCGACGACGTCGTCGTCGTACTGGGGGCAGTGATGGTCGATGTGCCCGCCCCGGCCCGCGCCGTCATCGCCCCGGATTGGGCTGGGGGACTGAGCAATTCGGTTCGCGCTGGGCTGGCGGCCGCGCCGGGGTGGGCCGAGTTCGCCGTCCTCACCACTGTCGACACTCCCGACGTCGACGCCGCCGTCGTCCGCCGGGCACTGCAGGCGGCCCGGTCATCGGAGGCCGGCCTGGCGCGCGCGGTCTACGGCGGCCGGCCCGGCCATCCGGTCGTCCTCGCGCGCCGCCACTGGCCCGCCCTGCTCGACACGTTGCACGGGGACACCGGCGCCGGGGCGTTCCTGCGATCGCGAGCCGACGTCGTCGCCGTCGACTGCGCGGATCTCGCCTCTGGAGAAGACGTCGACGAACCGTGA
- a CDS encoding SufE family protein, protein MPGALADVVSDFQDVDGQDKLALLLEFADELPPLPEELEEGAMEPVPECQSPLFLHVDAADRGHVRLFFSAPAEAPTTRGFAAILAAGLDGQSADDILAVPDDFYTDLGLAKLISPLRLRGMSAMLTRIKRRLQ, encoded by the coding sequence ATGCCGGGCGCGCTGGCCGACGTGGTCTCCGACTTCCAGGACGTCGACGGCCAGGACAAGCTCGCGCTGCTGCTCGAGTTCGCCGACGAATTGCCGCCGCTGCCCGAGGAGCTCGAAGAGGGGGCGATGGAACCGGTACCGGAGTGCCAGTCTCCGCTTTTCCTGCACGTCGACGCCGCCGACCGCGGGCATGTCCGGCTGTTCTTCAGCGCGCCCGCCGAAGCGCCCACCACGCGCGGATTCGCGGCGATCCTGGCCGCCGGCCTGGACGGCCAGTCCGCCGACGACATCCTGGCCGTGCCCGACGACTTCTACACTGATCTCGGGCTCGCCAAGCTGATCAGCCCGCTGCGGTTACGCGGCATGTCGGCGATGCTGACCCGCATCAAACGCCGCCTGCAGTAG
- a CDS encoding RNA polymerase sigma factor SigF, translating to MFRALANLEEGSATFQRQRDRIVERCLPLADHIARRFDGRGEPRDDLVQVARVGLVNAVIRFDVTAGSDFVSFAVPTIMGEVRRHFRDNSWSVKVPRRLKELHLRLGAATAELSQRLGRAPTATELAAELEMDRDEVIEGLVAGSSYNTLSIDSGGGSGNEDAPAIADTLGDVDMSLDQIENREALRPLLEALPERERTVLVLRFFESMTQTQIAERVGISQMHVSRLLAKSLARLRDQLE from the coding sequence ATGTTCCGCGCGCTGGCCAACCTTGAGGAAGGCTCCGCTACCTTCCAGCGGCAGCGAGACCGCATCGTGGAGCGCTGCCTGCCGCTGGCCGACCACATCGCCCGCCGCTTCGACGGCCGCGGCGAACCGCGCGACGACTTGGTGCAGGTCGCCCGGGTGGGCCTGGTCAACGCGGTGATCCGGTTCGACGTCACCGCCGGCTCGGACTTCGTGTCCTTCGCGGTGCCGACAATCATGGGCGAGGTCCGCCGCCACTTCCGCGACAACAGCTGGTCGGTCAAGGTGCCGCGCCGGCTCAAGGAGCTGCACCTGCGGCTGGGCGCGGCGACGGCCGAGCTGTCGCAGCGGCTGGGGCGCGCGCCGACGGCCACCGAGTTGGCCGCCGAGCTGGAGATGGACCGCGACGAGGTCATCGAGGGCCTGGTCGCCGGCAGTTCCTACAACACGCTGTCGATCGACAGCGGTGGCGGCAGCGGCAACGAAGACGCCCCGGCGATCGCCGACACGCTCGGCGACGTCGACATGAGCCTGGACCAGATCGAGAACCGGGAAGCGCTGCGGCCGCTGCTGGAGGCGCTGCCCGAGCGCGAGCGCACCGTGCTGGTGCTGCGGTTCTTCGAGTCGATGACGCAGACGCAGATCGCCGAGCGGGTCGGCATCTCACAGATGCACGTCTCGCGGCTGCTGGCGAAGTCGCTAGCGCGGCTCCGGGATCAGCTCGAGTAG
- a CDS encoding sulfurtransferase, whose amino-acid sequence MPLPPDPSPALQSYAHPERLVTADWLSGNLGRPGLAIVESDEDVLLYDTGHIPGAVKIDWHTDLNDPNVRDYITGEQFAALMDRKGIARDDTVVIYGDKSNWWAAYALWVFTLFGHPDVRLLDGGRSLWISDGRDTTLDVPTKQSSGYPVVERDDAAIRAFKDDVLAILGEQPLIDVRSPQEYTGERTHMPDYPEEGALRGGHIPTAVSIPWAKAALDNGKFRPRAELEELYGFIKPDDKTVVYCRIGERSSHTWFVLTHLLGLPGVRNYDGSWTEWGNAVRVPVAVGEEPGEAP is encoded by the coding sequence GTGCCGCTACCGCCTGATCCCAGCCCCGCCCTGCAGTCCTACGCCCACCCGGAACGCCTGGTCACCGCCGACTGGCTGTCGGGCAACCTCGGCCGGCCCGGGCTGGCCATCGTCGAATCAGACGAGGACGTGCTGCTCTACGACACCGGCCACATTCCCGGCGCGGTCAAGATCGACTGGCACACCGACCTCAACGACCCGAACGTGCGCGACTACATCACCGGCGAGCAATTCGCCGCGCTGATGGACCGCAAGGGCATCGCGCGTGACGACACCGTCGTCATCTACGGCGACAAGAGCAACTGGTGGGCCGCCTACGCGCTGTGGGTGTTCACGCTGTTCGGCCACCCCGACGTACGGCTGCTCGACGGCGGCCGCAGCCTGTGGATCTCCGACGGCCGCGACACCACCCTCGACGTGCCGACCAAGCAATCCAGCGGCTACCCGGTCGTGGAGCGCGACGACGCCGCCATCCGCGCCTTCAAGGACGACGTGCTGGCGATCCTCGGTGAACAGCCGCTGATCGACGTGCGCTCGCCACAGGAATACACCGGCGAACGCACCCACATGCCCGACTACCCCGAAGAGGGCGCGCTGCGCGGCGGCCACATCCCCACCGCGGTGTCCATCCCGTGGGCCAAAGCCGCCCTGGACAACGGAAAGTTCCGTCCCCGGGCCGAACTCGAGGAGCTCTACGGGTTCATCAAGCCCGACGACAAAACGGTGGTGTATTGCCGCATCGGGGAACGCTCCAGCCACACCTGGTTCGTGCTGACCCACCTGCTCGGGCTGCCCGGCGTGCGCAACTACGACGGCTCCTGGACCGAGTGGGGCAACGCCGTGCGCGTGCCCGTCGCCGTCGGTGAGGAACCCGGCGAGGCGCCGTGA
- a CDS encoding STAS domain-containing protein produces MPSTAPEISTDQLTCNAALFERQRPQPSTAVVSARGELDAANCDEFVDFTLRDGEHTHWLVVDLTGLSFFATAGFSALQRLNVRCAGEDIRWALVPSLAVDRLLRICDPDSTLPICIDVTTALTAVHGDPPRLLELIPEPR; encoded by the coding sequence ATGCCTTCCACCGCCCCCGAAATTTCCACCGACCAGCTGACCTGCAACGCCGCTCTCTTCGAGCGGCAGCGGCCGCAACCGTCGACCGCGGTGGTGTCCGCGCGCGGCGAGCTTGACGCAGCCAACTGTGACGAGTTCGTCGACTTCACACTGCGCGACGGCGAGCACACGCACTGGCTGGTCGTCGACCTGACCGGGCTCAGCTTCTTCGCCACCGCCGGATTCTCGGCGCTGCAGCGGCTCAATGTGCGCTGCGCCGGTGAGGACATCCGCTGGGCGCTGGTGCCCAGCCTGGCCGTCGACCGGTTGCTGCGGATCTGCGATCCGGACTCGACGCTGCCGATCTGCATCGACGTCACCACCGCGCTGACCGCGGTGCACGGCGATCCGCCTCGGCTACTCGAGCTGATCCCGGAGCCGCGCTAG
- a CDS encoding ANTAR domain-containing protein, giving the protein MITVDAVQAFELLKRLSQESNTTLVDVARLLIETDHPREEDD; this is encoded by the coding sequence TTGATCACCGTCGACGCGGTGCAGGCTTTCGAACTGCTCAAGCGGCTTTCGCAGGAATCGAACACCACGCTCGTCGACGTCGCGCGCCTGCTGATCGAAACGGATCACCCCCGCGAAGAGGATGACTGA
- a CDS encoding acetyl-CoA carboxylase biotin carboxylase subunit, with product MASHASSKISKVLVANRGEIAVRVIRAAKDAGLESVAVYAEPDADAPHVRLADEAYALGGQTSAESYLVFEKLLDAAKKSGANAVHPGYGFLSENADFAQAVLDAGLIWIGPSPQSIRDLGDKVTARHIAARADAPLVPGTPDPVKDANEVVEFAKEYGVPVAIKAAFGGGGRGMKVARTIEEIPELFDSATREAVAAFGRGECFVERYLDKPRHVEAQVIADMHGNVVVAGTRDCSLQRRFQKLVEEAPAPFLTDAQRKEIHESAKRICKEAGYYGAGTVEYLVGQDGLISFLEVNTRLQVEHPVTEETSGIDLVRQQFKIANGEPLDITEDPTPRGHSIEFRINGEDAGRGFLPAPGPVTRYDIPTGPGVRLDSGVEAGSVIGGQFDSMLSKLIVTGATRDEALQRSRRALAEFHVEGLATVIPFHRAVVSDSAFIGDGTKFDVHTRWIETEWDNTIEPFTGGDPIEEEDTIPRQTVVVEVGGRRLEVSLPGDLALGNGGGGAPHGAIRKKPKPRKRGGAGGAAASGDSVTAPMQGTVVKVAVEEGQTVAAGDLVVVLEAMKMENPVTAHKDGVVTGLAVEPGAAITQGTVVCELKSE from the coding sequence GTGGCCAGTCACGCCAGCTCAAAGATCTCCAAGGTGCTCGTCGCCAACCGCGGGGAGATCGCCGTCCGGGTGATCCGAGCAGCCAAGGACGCCGGACTCGAGAGTGTCGCGGTCTACGCCGAACCCGACGCCGACGCACCCCACGTCCGCCTGGCCGACGAGGCCTACGCACTGGGCGGCCAGACCTCCGCCGAGTCCTACCTGGTCTTCGAGAAGCTGCTCGACGCCGCGAAGAAATCCGGCGCCAATGCGGTGCACCCCGGCTACGGCTTCTTGAGCGAGAACGCCGACTTCGCCCAGGCCGTGCTCGACGCCGGGCTGATCTGGATCGGGCCCAGCCCGCAGTCCATCCGCGACCTCGGCGACAAGGTCACCGCCCGCCACATCGCCGCCCGCGCCGACGCGCCGCTGGTGCCCGGCACCCCGGATCCGGTCAAGGACGCCAACGAGGTCGTCGAGTTCGCCAAGGAGTACGGCGTACCGGTGGCCATCAAGGCCGCGTTCGGCGGCGGCGGCCGCGGCATGAAGGTCGCGCGCACCATCGAGGAGATCCCCGAGCTGTTCGACTCGGCCACCCGCGAGGCCGTCGCCGCGTTCGGTCGCGGCGAGTGCTTCGTCGAGCGCTACCTCGACAAGCCGCGCCACGTCGAGGCACAGGTGATCGCCGACATGCACGGCAACGTCGTCGTCGCCGGCACCCGCGACTGCTCGCTGCAGCGCCGCTTCCAGAAGCTGGTCGAGGAGGCGCCCGCGCCGTTCCTGACCGACGCGCAGCGCAAGGAGATCCACGAGTCGGCCAAGCGCATCTGCAAGGAAGCCGGCTACTACGGCGCCGGCACCGTGGAGTACCTGGTCGGCCAGGACGGCCTGATCAGCTTCCTCGAGGTCAACACCCGCCTGCAGGTGGAGCATCCGGTCACCGAGGAGACCTCCGGCATCGACCTGGTGCGCCAGCAGTTCAAGATCGCCAACGGTGAGCCGCTGGACATCACCGAGGACCCGACCCCGCGCGGACACTCCATCGAGTTCCGCATCAACGGCGAGGACGCCGGCCGCGGCTTCCTGCCCGCCCCCGGTCCGGTCACCCGCTACGACATCCCCACCGGCCCGGGAGTGCGCCTGGACTCCGGTGTCGAGGCCGGCTCGGTCATCGGCGGCCAGTTCGACTCGATGCTGTCCAAGCTGATCGTCACCGGCGCCACCCGCGACGAGGCGCTGCAGCGCTCCCGCCGCGCGCTGGCCGAATTCCACGTCGAGGGCCTGGCGACGGTCATCCCGTTCCACCGCGCCGTGGTCTCCGACTCGGCGTTCATCGGCGACGGCACCAAGTTCGACGTGCACACCCGCTGGATCGAAACCGAGTGGGACAACACCATCGAGCCGTTCACCGGCGGCGACCCGATCGAGGAAGAAGACACCATCCCCCGCCAGACCGTGGTGGTCGAGGTCGGAGGCCGTCGGCTCGAGGTGTCGCTGCCCGGTGACCTCGCGCTCGGCAACGGCGGTGGCGGCGCGCCCCACGGCGCGATCCGCAAGAAGCCCAAGCCGCGCAAGCGCGGCGGCGCCGGCGGCGCGGCCGCGTCCGGCGACTCGGTCACCGCGCCGATGCAGGGCACCGTGGTCAAGGTCGCCGTCGAGGAGGGCCAGACCGTCGCCGCCGGAGACCTGGTGGTGGTGCTCGAAGCGATGAAGATGGAGAACCCGGTCACCGCCCACAAGGACGGCGTGGTCACCGGGCTGGCCGTCGAGCCCGGCGCCGCGATCACCCAGGGCACCGTGGTCTGCGAACTCAAGAGCGAATAG
- a CDS encoding SLC13 family permease: MTLAVVAVTVVVLVLDRFNPSLVMGGAVLALYVSGVIDAGQLLAGVANESLAIVAALYVLAGAADITGAFEGVTSKLLGGADRNKPRAELLRVCGPSAGVSAFIANTPLVAMLAPRVVRWCRRTGRSPSLYLMPLSYAVILGGSMTMIGTSVNLFVNDLIDSAGLGRLGIFSIIGIGLPLTIGCVVLMVLLGPRLLKDRTTPGEALAGTEREFTVEMTIAANSPLAGATVAEAGLRNLDGVFLVEVERAERVIAAVGPDEPLAVGDRLVFVGNIARVLDLQNMTGLTSAEARHFDDLARNPQRQFVEAVIGAGSPLVGSSLKAAGFRSRYGSAVVAIHRASQKLSGKLGDVRLRAGDVLLVLAGPDFLQKYRQHRDFAVVAPLNQDRPLRREHTRVVELSVAALIVLAGTGLVDLLKASLVIAFGLIVTKVVTMNDARRFVNVNVLLLMATSFALGLAVDESGLAATLANLVVTAAAPLGSFALLAAVLAATMVVTEVISNLAAAALMFPIAVAVAEQADLNALPFAVVIIFGASLSFLTPIGYQTNTMVWAMGGYRYTDFARLGVPLTLLVLIATPALVPIYFPFH, translated from the coding sequence GTGACGCTGGCCGTCGTCGCCGTCACCGTCGTCGTGCTAGTCCTCGACCGTTTTAACCCATCGTTGGTGATGGGCGGTGCGGTCCTGGCCTTGTACGTCTCGGGGGTTATCGATGCCGGACAGCTGTTGGCGGGCGTCGCGAATGAGTCCCTGGCGATCGTCGCCGCCCTATATGTGCTGGCGGGAGCGGCTGACATCACCGGTGCGTTCGAGGGCGTGACGTCGAAACTCCTCGGTGGCGCCGACCGCAACAAACCGCGTGCCGAGCTGCTCCGGGTGTGCGGTCCATCAGCCGGGGTGTCGGCGTTCATCGCGAACACCCCGTTGGTGGCTATGCTCGCTCCGCGGGTGGTTCGTTGGTGCCGCCGCACGGGCCGCTCGCCGTCGCTGTACCTGATGCCGTTGAGTTACGCCGTCATCCTGGGCGGTTCGATGACCATGATCGGCACGTCGGTCAACTTGTTCGTCAACGATCTGATCGACTCCGCTGGCTTGGGCCGACTCGGGATCTTTTCGATCATCGGGATCGGACTCCCATTGACGATCGGCTGCGTGGTCCTGATGGTGCTGTTGGGCCCCCGCCTGCTCAAAGACCGCACCACGCCAGGCGAAGCCCTCGCGGGGACCGAGCGGGAGTTCACCGTCGAGATGACGATCGCTGCCAACAGCCCTCTCGCCGGCGCGACGGTCGCCGAGGCCGGTTTGCGCAACCTCGACGGAGTGTTCCTCGTGGAAGTCGAGCGCGCGGAGCGGGTCATCGCAGCGGTCGGTCCGGACGAACCTTTGGCGGTGGGCGACAGGTTGGTGTTCGTCGGCAATATTGCGCGAGTGCTCGATCTGCAGAATATGACGGGATTGACCTCAGCCGAGGCACGCCACTTCGATGACCTGGCTCGAAATCCACAACGGCAATTCGTCGAGGCGGTCATCGGCGCCGGCTCGCCGCTCGTCGGCTCGAGTCTGAAGGCAGCCGGCTTCCGCAGCCGATACGGGTCTGCGGTGGTGGCAATTCATCGCGCCAGCCAGAAGCTTTCCGGCAAGCTCGGCGACGTTCGTCTTCGTGCCGGAGACGTCTTGCTCGTGTTAGCCGGGCCGGACTTCCTGCAGAAGTACCGCCAGCACCGCGACTTCGCGGTGGTAGCACCGCTGAACCAGGACCGGCCGCTGCGGCGCGAACACACCAGAGTGGTCGAACTGAGTGTCGCCGCTCTGATTGTGTTGGCGGGCACCGGGTTGGTGGATCTGCTAAAAGCCTCGCTGGTCATCGCGTTCGGGCTCATCGTCACGAAGGTGGTGACGATGAACGACGCGCGCCGTTTCGTCAACGTCAATGTCCTGCTGCTGATGGCAACGAGTTTCGCTCTGGGTCTCGCAGTGGACGAGAGTGGGCTGGCCGCTACGCTGGCCAACCTGGTCGTGACCGCGGCAGCGCCGTTGGGCAGTTTCGCACTGTTGGCTGCCGTGCTGGCCGCCACCATGGTCGTGACGGAGGTGATTTCCAACCTTGCTGCGGCTGCGCTGATGTTCCCGATCGCGGTAGCCGTCGCGGAGCAGGCGGACTTGAACGCCTTGCCGTTCGCAGTCGTGATCATCTTCGGGGCGAGTTTGTCCTTTCTCACCCCGATCGGCTATCAGACCAACACGATGGTGTGGGCGATGGGCGGCTACCGATACACGGATTTCGCTCGGTTGGGGGTCCCGCTGACCTTGCTGGTCCTGATCGCTACCCCGGCGCTGGTGCCCATTTACTTCCCGTTCCACTGA
- a CDS encoding acyltransferase family protein encodes MTTAAADGSGFLLRFYAERARRIIPAASLVLIGTLAASELLFPDARADQVGIDAAFAFLFLANWHFADQAANASAATDLSPLLHYWPLSIEEQFLFFWPLIILAITVIAVRWQWREERFTVAMAIVIGGVTAASLVWAFHLSSVSPTWAYFGTFTRLWELGAGALLATPVGVLSRTPDWLRPLLSWIGVGALAASASLIGDATAFPAPWALLPVAGTLLVIAAGVGREPAFQPLLRNRALTYVGNISYSLYLVHWPVIVLLAAVMSASVYYDAAVLALAFGLAIALHHFVDTPVRYASVAAVRQARRDFKHRLFHVEFATKVAGVAALLLITASLVAYAARPDAYKAAPQPVCCGPTHAGTPSPQR; translated from the coding sequence CTGACCACCGCGGCTGCCGACGGATCGGGCTTTCTCCTGCGGTTCTACGCTGAGCGGGCCCGGCGCATCATTCCCGCCGCGTCGCTGGTCCTGATCGGCACGCTTGCTGCATCCGAGCTGCTGTTCCCCGACGCACGAGCCGACCAGGTCGGAATCGACGCGGCCTTCGCGTTCCTGTTCCTGGCCAACTGGCACTTCGCCGACCAGGCGGCGAACGCCTCGGCGGCGACCGACCTGTCGCCGCTGCTGCACTACTGGCCGTTGTCGATCGAGGAACAGTTCCTGTTTTTCTGGCCGTTGATCATCCTGGCCATCACCGTGATCGCGGTCCGTTGGCAGTGGCGCGAGGAACGCTTCACCGTCGCTATGGCGATTGTCATCGGCGGTGTTACCGCGGCTTCGCTGGTGTGGGCTTTCCACCTGAGCAGCGTCTCCCCCACTTGGGCGTATTTCGGCACCTTTACCCGTCTGTGGGAGCTTGGCGCCGGCGCCCTGCTGGCCACCCCCGTCGGCGTCCTATCCCGGACGCCCGATTGGCTCCGGCCGCTGCTCTCGTGGATCGGCGTGGGGGCCCTGGCCGCAAGCGCTTCCCTGATCGGCGACGCCACCGCGTTCCCGGCGCCGTGGGCGCTGCTGCCCGTCGCGGGCACACTGCTGGTCATCGCCGCCGGCGTCGGCCGTGAGCCTGCCTTTCAGCCGCTGTTGCGCAACCGCGCCCTCACCTACGTCGGCAACATCTCCTACTCGCTGTACTTGGTGCACTGGCCCGTCATCGTGCTCCTCGCGGCGGTGATGTCGGCGAGCGTCTACTACGACGCCGCCGTGCTGGCGCTGGCGTTCGGCCTCGCGATCGCGCTGCACCACTTCGTCGACACCCCGGTGCGCTATGCGAGCGTCGCGGCCGTCCGGCAGGCCCGCCGAGATTTCAAGCACCGCCTGTTCCACGTCGAGTTCGCCACCAAGGTCGCCGGAGTGGCCGCGCTGCTGCTCATCACCGCCAGCCTGGTCGCCTACGCCGCCCGCCCCGACGCCTACAAAGCCGCCCCGCAGCCGGTCTGCTGCGGGCCGACACACGCGGGCACGCCATCACCGCAGCGGTAG
- a CDS encoding putative bifunctional diguanylate cyclase/phosphodiesterase, whose translation MSAVAPVGDASTELKPATSRLLRVARRLRSARHPAVQLGLLVIIAAYLVTTLPGVRPQPGYSWWLDGIGQNLAWVAATVLCVVRTPATSPDRMAWRIIAAGLLSSGAANIYYLWFVQPTTVLPTPSVWAGLWLAFYPCGCLGLILLTRPRMRRVPLGRVFDGVVVGLGTATVGAALVVPQLLAYLGPDFTRAAATLVYPIADLVLLALVVFSLSSLRWRVPPAMWWLAAGLVVFAATNSLFVMRLARGDYQPGGLLDGSWVLAALLIAVAPGFPSRSLHQRPPPTWAPLAAPLLAACAAIGVLAAAGYISITPAARWLAVATLLAALARLAVAFFEARSAGVRAREARTDELTGLLNRRGFYERASQVLAERCTDDSGFHCALLLFDLDHFKDVNDSLGHAAGDELLRMVASRLAASVEDTAVVGRLGGDEFVVLLPEARVDAAVALASTLIAVLQEGFELDGVEIRTDASVGIAVAAEHGRELTTLLRHADIAMYRAKQSRAGVLVYAADQTGQSTTRANMEMLAQLRRAIERGELTVHYQPKVALPTREICGAEALVRWPHPRLGMLYPDQFLPLARHHSLMDAMTEFVIDRALTDVGRWSAEGHPLPVSVNLPAPFVTDRGLPERITETLARHQVPAALLAVEITEEFMLGHLEQARAVLDQIWTLGVAIAIDDFGTGYSALSYLRDLPIDEVKLDRSFIASVTDDADAAAIVRAVIDLSHTLGLITVAEGVETSDAVAALESFGCDVVQGHHFSPPVDAAELLRLLVAQDERSGMRSAAGSPRQRLARLMSPRARRRAR comes from the coding sequence GTGAGCGCCGTCGCCCCAGTCGGTGACGCGTCGACTGAACTGAAGCCGGCGACGAGTCGGCTGTTGCGTGTTGCCAGGAGACTCCGGAGCGCGCGCCACCCGGCGGTGCAGCTCGGGCTGCTGGTCATCATCGCGGCATATCTGGTGACCACGCTGCCCGGTGTGCGGCCCCAGCCCGGCTACTCCTGGTGGTTGGACGGCATCGGCCAGAACCTCGCCTGGGTGGCGGCCACCGTCCTGTGCGTCGTGCGGACGCCGGCGACGTCACCCGATCGGATGGCGTGGCGGATCATCGCGGCCGGCCTGCTGTCGTCCGGAGCGGCCAACATCTACTACCTGTGGTTCGTGCAGCCGACGACGGTGTTGCCCACGCCGTCGGTCTGGGCGGGGCTGTGGCTGGCGTTCTACCCATGCGGTTGCCTGGGTCTGATCCTGCTGACCCGGCCGCGGATGCGGCGGGTGCCGCTGGGGCGGGTCTTCGACGGGGTGGTGGTGGGGCTGGGAACGGCCACCGTCGGCGCGGCGCTCGTCGTGCCGCAACTGCTGGCGTATCTGGGTCCCGACTTCACCCGGGCAGCGGCGACGCTCGTCTACCCGATCGCCGATCTTGTGCTGCTGGCACTGGTGGTGTTCTCGCTGTCTTCGCTGCGGTGGCGGGTGCCCCCGGCGATGTGGTGGTTGGCCGCCGGACTGGTGGTGTTCGCGGCGACGAACTCGCTGTTCGTGATGCGGCTGGCGCGCGGCGACTATCAGCCGGGTGGACTGCTCGACGGCAGCTGGGTGCTCGCGGCTCTGCTGATCGCGGTGGCTCCGGGGTTCCCGTCGCGCTCGTTGCACCAGCGTCCGCCGCCCACGTGGGCGCCGCTGGCGGCACCGCTGTTGGCGGCGTGCGCGGCTATCGGCGTGCTGGCCGCGGCCGGCTACATCTCGATCACCCCGGCTGCCCGGTGGTTGGCGGTGGCCACGCTGCTGGCCGCGCTGGCCCGGCTGGCGGTGGCGTTCTTCGAAGCCCGGTCTGCCGGTGTCCGCGCCCGCGAGGCACGCACCGACGAGTTGACCGGGCTGCTGAACCGCCGCGGATTCTACGAACGGGCGTCCCAGGTGCTGGCCGAACGATGCACCGACGACAGCGGATTCCATTGCGCCCTCCTGCTTTTCGACCTCGACCACTTCAAAGACGTGAACGACTCGCTGGGGCACGCCGCTGGTGACGAACTGCTGCGGATGGTGGCGTCGCGGCTGGCTGCCTCGGTCGAGGACACCGCCGTGGTGGGCCGGCTGGGCGGCGACGAGTTCGTGGTGCTGCTGCCCGAGGCCCGGGTGGACGCCGCCGTGGCGCTGGCGTCGACGCTGATCGCCGTACTTCAGGAAGGATTCGAGCTCGACGGGGTGGAGATCCGCACGGACGCCAGCGTCGGGATCGCGGTGGCCGCCGAGCACGGCCGCGAGCTCACGACGCTGTTGCGCCACGCCGACATCGCGATGTACCGGGCCAAGCAGTCTCGCGCCGGTGTGCTGGTCTACGCCGCCGATCAGACCGGGCAGAGCACGACGCGGGCGAACATGGAGATGCTGGCGCAGCTGCGCCGCGCGATCGAGCGCGGTGAGCTGACGGTGCACTACCAACCGAAGGTGGCCCTGCCGACGCGGGAGATCTGCGGGGCGGAAGCGCTGGTGCGCTGGCCGCATCCGAGGCTCGGGATGCTCTACCCCGACCAGTTCCTGCCGCTGGCCCGTCACCACAGCCTGATGGACGCGATGACCGAGTTCGTCATCGACCGCGCCCTGACCGACGTCGGGCGGTGGAGCGCCGAGGGTCACCCGCTGCCGGTGTCGGTGAACCTGCCGGCACCGTTCGTCACCGACCGCGGGCTGCCGGAGCGCATCACCGAGACGCTGGCCCGCCACCAGGTGCCCGCCGCACTGCTCGCGGTCGAGATCACCGAGGAGTTCATGCTGGGCCATCTGGAGCAGGCGCGTGCCGTCCTCGACCAGATTTGGACCCTCGGGGTCGCCATCGCGATCGACGACTTCGGTACCGGCTATTCGGCGCTGTCCTATCTGCGGGACCTGCCGATCGACGAGGTCAAGCTGGACCGATCTTTCATCGCCTCGGTCACCGACGACGCCGACGCCGCGGCCATCGTGCGCGCGGTCATCGACCTGTCGCACACGTTGGGCCTGATCACGGTTGCCGAGGGCGTCGAGACGTCCGACGCCGTCGCAGCGCTGGAATCGTTCGGCTGCGACGTCGTGCAGGGCCACCATTTCAGCCCGCCGGTCGACGCGGCAGAACTGCTGCGCCTGCTCGTCGCGCAGGACGAGCGCAGCGGTATGCGGTCCGCCGCAGGGTCACCGCGGCAGCGGCTGGCGCGGCTGATGTCACCGCGCGCCCGCAGGCGAGCTCGTTAG